One Oxobacter pfennigii DNA segment encodes these proteins:
- a CDS encoding shikimate kinase: protein MSEVNMRKGNIALIGFMGTGKTTTGMILSEKLGYRFVDSDDEIQNKCGLLISEIFKTKGEDYFRYIEMQVIKELSNQDKSIIACGGGVVKSPENVSNLKKRGIIVCLTADKDIIYDRISGNDTRPLVAGKSREEVYNLIEERKQLYTAADIFIDTSYDSPLIVANRVMDTFRLYR from the coding sequence TTGAGTGAGGTTAATATGAGGAAAGGTAATATCGCTTTAATCGGATTTATGGGGACCGGCAAAACTACAACAGGAATGATATTAAGCGAAAAATTAGGCTATAGATTTGTTGATTCCGATGATGAAATACAAAATAAATGCGGGCTTTTAATCAGTGAAATTTTTAAAACAAAAGGGGAAGACTATTTTAGATATATTGAAATGCAGGTCATTAAGGAGTTATCCAATCAGGATAAAAGCATAATAGCCTGCGGCGGAGGCGTGGTTAAAAGCCCCGAAAACGTTTCAAATCTTAAGAAAAGAGGTATCATTGTCTGTTTGACTGCCGATAAGGACATCATTTATGACAGGATATCCGGCAACGATACACGGCCTTTAGTTGCAGGAAAATCAAGAGAAGAAGTATATAACCTTATTGAGGAAAGGAAACAGTTATATACCGCCGCTGACATATTTATTGATACATCGTATGATTCTCCGCTCATTGTAGCCAACAGGGTTATGGACACATTTAGGTTATATAGATAA